The genomic DNA GTCGACAGGTTTAGGGGGCGTGCGTGGATGGCCCTTCGACAAGCTCAGGGGTCGTGTCTTGGTTCGCCGCGGACAGTGGAAGCAGCCCTTCGACAGGCTCAGGACTCGTGGCTGGACTCACGATCGCGGGTGGCCCTTCGACAGGGCTCAGGGATCGTGGCTGGGTGGCCCTTCGACAAGCTCAGGGATCGTGGCCTGGTCGCTGCGACTGGCGGCAGTAACTGCCTGGGCCAATGCCGTCGGTCAGAAGCCCTGCTCGGGATCGATGACCCCGAGGAGCTCCTCGCCGGCGGCGAAGCGGCGCACGTTCTCGCGTAAGCGCTCGGCCAGAGCGGCGTCGTGGGCCTCCTGCGGGTTGGCCACGTGCGGGGTGATGAGCGCGTTCGGGAGGGTCCAGAGCGGGTGGCCGTCGGGGAGCGGCTCAGGGTCGGTGACGTCGAGCGCGGCGCCGCCGATGCGCTCCTCGCGCAGCGCCTCCACGAGGGCGTCGGTGTCGACGAGGCCGCCGCGGCCGACGTTGACCAGCCAGGCGTCGTCGCGCATGGGGTCGAGCTCGGCGGCGCCGATCATGCCGCGGGTCTGCGGCGTGAGGGCGGCAAGGAGCACGACGAAGTCGGCCTCGGGCAGGACCTCCCGGTAGGCGTCGCGACCCACGGTCCGCTCGACGCCCTCGACCGGGCCCGAGTCGGTGACGGCCAGCACCCGGCAGCCGAGGGGCTCGAGCATCGGCAGCAGGCAGCGCCCGATGCCGCCGAACCCCACCAGCGCGACGGTGCTGCCCGCGACGACCCGGCCGGGCTGCCGGTCCCACGTCTGCGCCCGGGCCGCGGCCTGGAGCCGGCGGGCGCCGGCGAGGAGGAGGGCGAGGGCGTGCTCGGCGACCTGCGGGCCGTACGCGCCGGCTGCGCTGGTCCAGACGGGTTCGTCCGTGATGAGTCCTGCCGCGGTCCAGCGCTCGATGCCGGCGTGCGGGAG from Microlunatus sagamiharensis includes the following:
- a CDS encoding D-isomer specific 2-hydroxyacid dehydrogenase family protein, whose protein sequence is MSAPTAPARPNPGVHVGPDPDQRLEDAVRAGGGRVVGADEADAIVFHSDADDPDESAALVTDRTRWVQLPHAGIERWTAAGLITDEPVWTSAAGAYGPQVAEHALALLLAGARRLQAAARAQTWDRQPGRVVAGSTVALVGFGGIGRCLLPMLEPLGCRVLAVTDSGPVEGVERTVGRDAYREVLPEADFVVLLAALTPQTRGMIGAAELDPMRDDAWLVNVGRGGLVDTDALVEALREERIGGAALDVTDPEPLPDGHPLWTLPNALITPHVANPQEAHDAALAERLRENVRRFAAGEELLGVIDPEQGF